In a single window of the Cucurbita pepo subsp. pepo cultivar mu-cu-16 chromosome LG18, ASM280686v2, whole genome shotgun sequence genome:
- the LOC111780015 gene encoding uncharacterized protein LOC111780015 isoform X2 codes for MADEPPGFIRMEGYRSIDWNMEEQLSSGDGLSSEKICSAVQKGCSLGKKLLLTGLAISSVPVVLPPLVIMSAFGIAASIPYGVFLASYACTETIMSVWLPIPPALKLDRADEEIVEEDIYEDEEKHMMETAKRGGNLDDFDIDVVVIQGDEEGETNIGSKGLAAIEVTNVEFEGNGDIGDEEEEEEELKETRGLLERIRDEGQRDNGFVDENGGVDDVRELEISMEDEKPSDSVEKSVLGLLNEVDSAAVYPHADYRTSEGVGSAKSSDETNAITTLTNKATKSEEAEQLPKVTMIDVIESDEGLSISAMTIEHKVEANSPHKDHRMSSNEER; via the exons ATGGCCGATGAACCACCTGGGTTCATcag GATGGAGGGCTATCGCAGCATAGACTGGAATATGGAAGAACAACTGTCCTCCGGTGATGGCCTGAGCAGTGAAAAGATATGCTCCGCCGTGCAAAAGGGTTGCAGTCTGGGGAAGAAGCTTCTCCTCACTGGTTTAGCCATATCCTCTGTTCCTGTGGTTCTTCCTCCATTGGTTATCATGTCAGCCTTTGGAATTGCAGCCTCAATTCCCTATGGGGTTTTCCTCGCCTCTTATGCTTGTACTGAGACGATCATGAGTGTTTGGCTTCCGATTCCCCCGGCCTTGAAGCTCGACCGCGCTGACGAAGAGATTGTGGAGGAAGACAtctatgaagatgaagaaaaacatatgATGGAAACAGCTAAGAGAGGTGGGAATTTGGATGATTTCGATATCGATGTGGTAGTCATTCAGGGGGACGAAGAGGGCGAAACCAATATTGGAAGCAAAGGTCTGGCAGCAATTGAAGTGACCAATGTGGAATTTGAAGGAAATGGAGATATTGGagatgaggaagaagaggaagaagagttGAAGGAAACTAGAGGTTTACTCGAAAGAATCAGGGATGAGGGGCAAAGAGACAATGGTTTTGTTGATGAAAATGGAGGTGTTGATGATGTTCGAGAGCTCGAGATTTCAATGGAGGACGAGAAACCAAGTGATTCTGTCGAAAAAAGTGTTCTAGGTTTGTTGAATGAAGTTGACTCTGCTGCTGTTTATCCTCATGCAGACTATAGAACTTCTGAAG GGGTCGGGTCGGCGAAATCTAGTGATGAAACAAATGCAATAACGACATTGACAAACAAGGCAACCAAGTCTGAAGAAGCTGAGCAACTTCCTAAAGTAACAATGATTGATGTGATAGAATCTGATGAGGGTTTGTCTATATCAGCTATGACTATTGAACACAAAGTTGAGGCAAATTCTCCACATAAAGATCATAGGATGTCTTCCAATGAG GAGAGGTAA
- the LOC111780015 gene encoding uncharacterized protein LOC111780015 isoform X1, whose product MADEPPGFIRMEGYRSIDWNMEEQLSSGDGLSSEKICSAVQKGCSLGKKLLLTGLAISSVPVVLPPLVIMSAFGIAASIPYGVFLASYACTETIMSVWLPIPPALKLDRADEEIVEEDIYEDEEKHMMETAKRGGNLDDFDIDVVVIQGDEEGETNIGSKGLAAIEVTNVEFEGNGDIGDEEEEEEELKETRGLLERIRDEGQRDNGFVDENGGVDDVRELEISMEDEKPSDSVEKSVLGLLNEVDSAAVYPHADYRTSEGVGSAKSSDETNAITTLTNKATKSEEAEQLPKVTMIDVIESDEGLSISAMTIEHKVEANSPHKDHRMSSNEELSGEVKIREKIASMKKIVGYKATPLGTYLDEVNALYAFIGVEPPSPMKDSANDDDINLLNQKLQFLMSIVGVK is encoded by the exons ATGGCCGATGAACCACCTGGGTTCATcag GATGGAGGGCTATCGCAGCATAGACTGGAATATGGAAGAACAACTGTCCTCCGGTGATGGCCTGAGCAGTGAAAAGATATGCTCCGCCGTGCAAAAGGGTTGCAGTCTGGGGAAGAAGCTTCTCCTCACTGGTTTAGCCATATCCTCTGTTCCTGTGGTTCTTCCTCCATTGGTTATCATGTCAGCCTTTGGAATTGCAGCCTCAATTCCCTATGGGGTTTTCCTCGCCTCTTATGCTTGTACTGAGACGATCATGAGTGTTTGGCTTCCGATTCCCCCGGCCTTGAAGCTCGACCGCGCTGACGAAGAGATTGTGGAGGAAGACAtctatgaagatgaagaaaaacatatgATGGAAACAGCTAAGAGAGGTGGGAATTTGGATGATTTCGATATCGATGTGGTAGTCATTCAGGGGGACGAAGAGGGCGAAACCAATATTGGAAGCAAAGGTCTGGCAGCAATTGAAGTGACCAATGTGGAATTTGAAGGAAATGGAGATATTGGagatgaggaagaagaggaagaagagttGAAGGAAACTAGAGGTTTACTCGAAAGAATCAGGGATGAGGGGCAAAGAGACAATGGTTTTGTTGATGAAAATGGAGGTGTTGATGATGTTCGAGAGCTCGAGATTTCAATGGAGGACGAGAAACCAAGTGATTCTGTCGAAAAAAGTGTTCTAGGTTTGTTGAATGAAGTTGACTCTGCTGCTGTTTATCCTCATGCAGACTATAGAACTTCTGAAG GGGTCGGGTCGGCGAAATCTAGTGATGAAACAAATGCAATAACGACATTGACAAACAAGGCAACCAAGTCTGAAGAAGCTGAGCAACTTCCTAAAGTAACAATGATTGATGTGATAGAATCTGATGAGGGTTTGTCTATATCAGCTATGACTATTGAACACAAAGTTGAGGCAAATTCTCCACATAAAGATCATAGGATGTCTTCCAATGAG GAACTATCAGGAGAGGTAAAGATAAGAGAAAAGATTGCTTCGATGAAGAAGATCGTAGGATACAAGGCTACCCCCCTCGGAACATACTTAGACGAAGTGAACGCTCTATATGCCTTCATCGGAGTCGAGCCACCTTCCCCGATGAAAGATTCTgctaatgatgatgatatcaATCTACTTAACCAGAAGTTGCAGTTTCTCATGTCCATAGTAGGGGTCAAGTAG